GACGAGGCGGCGATGGCCACGGTCATCATCAGGAGCTGCGGCGAGATGCCCAGACTTGCCGCAGCGCCCAGGGCCACCGGGGCCATGAGCACCACCAGCGCCGCCGTGGGGATGACCTGGGTGCCCAGCACCGTCACCCCGAAGAGCGCGGCCACCACCCAGCGCGGGCCCATGTCCCCGACCAGGGCGATGAGGGCCTCGGCCCCCATCTGCGCCGCCCCGGTGTTCTGGATGGCCACCCCCAGGGGGAGCATGCTGGCGATGAGGAAGACGACCTTCCATTCGATGGCCTGGTAGGCCTCCTCCATTTTCAGGCAGCCGGTCACGACCATGACCGCCACCCCGGCCAGGGCGGCGATCGCGATGGGCGCCAGGCCCAGGATGGCGCTGCCCAGCACGGCGACCATGACGGCCGCGGCCAGGGGCGCCTTGTGCAGGCGTGGGGCCTGGGCCGCGGCCTGGTCCAGGACCAGGAAGTCGTCGTCGCGGGCCACTGCCTCCAGGCTCTGGCGCGGGCCGTAGACCAGCAGGGCGTCGCCGAACTGCAGGGGCATGTCCTGCAGGCCCGCGCGGGCGGGCCGCCCCTTGCGCAGGACGGCCAGGACGCTCAGGCCGTAGTGGTCCCGGAAGAGCAGATCGTTCAGGGTTTTCCCGGCCAGGGTCGTCCGCGGCGAGAGCAGCACCTCGGCCATGCCGATCTGCTGCGATTCCAGTTCGGCGGCCAGCCGCGAAGACTGCTCGGAGATTTCCAGGTCCTGCAGCCCCTCGAAGACGTCGATGTCCCGCTTCAGCCCCTGGACCACCAGCAGGTCGCCGGCCCGCACGGTTTCCTCCGGGGCGGGCAGGCAGGTCACGTCGTTGCCGCGCACCAGTCCCACCACGGTCAGGCCGAAGGCGTTGCCCAGGCGGCTTTCAATCAGGTTGCGGCCGGCCAGGGCGGACCCTTCGGGCACCCGCACGGAGCAGAGGCTGAGTTCCTCGCACGCGGGCGTCCCGGCCGGGGCCTGCGTTACGGGCGTCAGGCCCTCGACGAGCCCCTGGCCGGCCAGGCGCTCCAGGGCCGCGCGTTCGCCCTGCAGCACGAGACGGTCCCCCTCCTGGAAACGATGGCGGCGAAAATCCCCCAGGCATTCTCCCGAAGGCGCGCCCAAGGCCAGGACGTGCACGCGGTGGTCGCGGCGCAGTCCGCTTTCGGCCAGGGTCCTGCCGACGAGGGACGAGCCCTTGCCGATGAGCCCCGTAACGACCTCCAGCCGGTCCGCGACTTCCCCGGTCTGCGGCCCGTCCGGCTCGACCCGCAGGTGGCGACTGCCGTGGAAGCGGCTGACCTGGTCCGTCTGGCCGTGGACGATGACCAGGTCGCCGGCCTGCAGGGTTTCCTGCGCCCTCGGGGCGAGGATCAGCTCCCCGGCGCGGTGCAGGCCCACCACCGTCAGGTACAGGGCCGAGCCCAGGCGGCTCTCGGCCAGGCTACGGCCCACCAGGGGCGAGGCCGGCGGCAGTTCGATGGAGAAGACGTGCGCCCCGATCTCGTAGGACGACTCGATGGCGCCCTTGTCCCGCCCAGACCCCGCCCCCTTGGGCAGCAGGCGCAGGCCCACGACGACGGTGAAGGCGATGCCGGCCACGACCAGGGCGGCGGTGATGGGCGTGAAGTCGAAGAGGGCGAAGGGGGTGAGGCCCGCGGCGCGCAGGGCGTCGGTGGCCAGGATGTTCGGCGGCGTGGAGATGCCCGTGAACGGCCCGCCGAGCAGGCACCCAAGGGCCATGGGCATGAGCAGGCGCGCGGGCGGCCGGCCGCTGCGCCGCGCCAGGTCCATGGTCGCGGGCATGAGGATGGCGGCCACGGTGGTGGTGTTGATGAGGGCCGAGAGGATGCTGGCCGCGGTCATGAGGGCGACGACCAGCACGGCCTCGCTCCCGCGGGCGAAGTGCTGGAGGGGCTGGCCGATGCGGTAGGCCACGCCCGTGCGGGTCAGGCCGGCCGAGAGGATGAACATGGCCCAGACGGTGATGACGGCGGGGCTGCTGAACCCGGCCATGGCCTCCTCCGGGGAGACGAGGCCGGTCAGGGCCAGGGCGGCCAGGACCATGAGGCCGACCACGTCCACGGGCAGCCAGCCGCCGATGAACAGCACCAGGGCGGTGAGGACGATGACGAGGAGGATGACGAGAGGCAGCATGGTGCAGTGGACTCCGTGGATGAGTGGTCAGGGTTGCCCGGCCGACGTCACGCATGGCGGGAAAAGGTGCCTCCGGCCTGGTTCGGCGGATGAGCGGAGGGCCGTCCCGATGTCGCGCCGCGTTGAAACGATCAACATGGCGCGACAGGACTGTTGGGGTCAAGGGCGAAAACGCGGATTGGAATAACCGATCAGCCTTCCCGAACAATCCGTACGAATGTTGCCCGCGTGGGGCGGGCCTTCGAGGACGGTTCTGTCATGAACGGACGGCCTGGCCCGACAGGACGGCGTCGATGGCCCGCAGCAGTTCCTTCATTCCGACGGGCTTAGACACATGTGCGTCCATGCCGGCCGCAAGGAAGGCCGTCTTCTCCCCGTCCATGGCGAAGGCCGTCAGGGCGATGATGGGAATGCCGCGCTTGGCCCCGAGGCCGGGATCGCTGCGGATGACCCGCGTCGCCTCGACGCCGTCCATGCCGGGCATCTGGACGTCCATGAGCACGAGCCCGAAGTCCTGCTCCCGGAGCAGGGCTACCGCCTCGTGCCCGGTGCGGGCGACGCTGACCTCGTATCCAGCCTTGGCGAGGAGCGCGTGCGTGGCGAAGATCGTCACCTCGTCATCCTCGGCCAGAAGGATGCGCGCCGGGTGCGGCGTTGCCTGGCGCTCCTCGACCGGTTCCGGTGCGGTCGGGAGCGCATCGGTGGCCGCGAAGGTCAGGCTGAAGGAGAAGACCGAGCCGACGCCCGGCTCGCTTTCCACGTTAATGGTGCCGCCCATGAGAGCCACCAGCCGCCTGGTGATGGCCAGCCCGAGGCCGGCGCCCTGGTGATCCCTGGTGAACCCCGTGGTGACCTGGCTGAAGGGCTGGAAGAGGGTGCGCAGGGATGCGTCGTCGATGCCGCGCCCGGAGTCCGAAACCGCGAAGAAGACCCGCACGCTGCCGTCGTCTTTCGACCGCAGGGGGGAGGCCTCCACGGTGACATGTCCCGTGGTCGTGAACTTGAAGGCGTTGCCGATCAGGTTCATGAGCACCTGCTGGACGCGGACGGCGTCACCGGCCACGTATTCCGGGAGGGCCGGGTCGAAGTGGTGGCTGAACGCCAGACCCGACTGCAGGGCGATGGGCTTGAAGAGGTCGACGCTGTGTTCGAGGGCTTCGCGGAGTTTGAAGGGTTCGACGCGCATCTGCATCTTGCCCGCCTCCACCCGCGACAGGTCGAGGATGTCGGACAGCAGTCGCGTCAGCCGGCCCGTGGCCTTCAGGGCCAGGGCGCAGGTGCGGCGCTGCTCCTCGTTACCCGCTCCGGATTCCAGGAGTTGCAGCGTGCCCATGATGCCGTTCAAGGGGGTGCGGATCTCATGGCTCATGTTGGCCAGAAACTCCGACTTGGCGGCGTTAGATGCTTCGGCGGCCTCCTTGGCCTTGACCAGCTCGTTCTCCATGCGCTTGCGCTGGTCGATGTCCACATGGGTGCCGACCATGCGCCGCGGGCGACCGTCTGCAGTCCAATCCACAACCTTGCCGCGGCTCATGACCCACTGCCAGCCCCCGGCCTTGTTGCGCAGGCGGAATTCGATGGAAAAGGGTTCGTTGCGTTCGATGTGGTCCTGCTCGGTCCGCTTGGTCTCCTCGCGGTCATCCGGATGGAGCAGGCGTTCCCAGCTGTCGACGTTCAGTTCGAGGTCCCCCGGCGCATATCCGAGCATGCCCAGATAGCGGGGGCTGAAATACGTCTCGCCCGTTTCGAGGTTCCAGTCCCATAGGCCGTCGGTGGCGGCCTCCAGGGCCAGGGCCAGGCGCTCCTCGCTCTGGCGCAGGGCCTCCTCGGATCGCTTGCGGTCGGTCATGTCGATGCCGATGCCGGTGAAGTAGGTCCGGCCTTCAAGCTCCAGGCGCACGGCGGTGAAGAAGAAGGGGATCCGGCGCCCGTCCTTGGTCTGAAGATCAGCCTCCTCGGCGCCGATGCCGTGCTCAAGCACGCGCTCGATGGCCTTGGCGATCCTGTCCTGCGTGGCGGGGTCGTCCCGGTACCAGTCCATGAGGTGCATGGTGGAGAGTTCCCGGTCCGTGTAACCCGTCATCTCGCTGTGCTTCCGGTTCCAGCGCACCAGCCGTCCGTCCTGGTCGTAGAGGTAGAGCAGACCCGGGATGCTGTCGAAGATGGCGTCGCTGAGGAGTCGTTCGCGGCTCAGCTGGGCCTCGATGATCTTGCGCTCCGTGATGTCGAGGTTGAGGCCCAGGATGCCTGCCACCTCGCCGTGCATGACGATGGGCGCGCCCATGGAGTGGAAGATGCGGCGCCGTCCGTCGGCCAGGGTCAGTTCCTCTTCCTGCTCGACGGTTTCCCCCGCAAAGAGCCGGGCGTGCTTGGCCTCCCATTTCCCAGCGTTGTCCGTGTGCATGGGCTGGTCAGCAAAGTTCGGGCCGCAGAAATCCCCCCAGTGCTCCTTGCTCAGCCGGCTCTGGATGATGCCGCGGCCGTCCAGGTCGCGGGCCCAGAAGTCCACGGGCAGGTTTTCAAGCATCGAGGCGAGCATGGCTTCGCGCTGGGCGAGTTGGGCCCGGGCCTGTTTTTCGGCGGTGATGTCGGTGTCGTTGCCCCGATAGCCGAGGAGGTTGCCCGCGCCATCGAGCAGCGGGAAGCCGTTGGTGGACAGCCAGATGTCGCGTCCGTCCCGGGTGCGCGCCGGGTTTTCGAAGTTCGTGAAGACCCCCTTGCGTTCGAAGACGTCGAAGGTCGAAGATTTGAATGCTTCCCGTCCCTCTGCGGGGTGGAGGTCGTAGAACCGCATGCGCCCGACGAGTTCTTCCGGGGCATAGCCCAGTACGGAAGCGGCCGCCTTGCCGACATGGGTGAAAAGACCGTCGGCGTTCACCTCCCAGGTCACGGTGCGGCTGTGTTCGGCCAGCTGTTCGAACCTGTCCTCGCTCTCCCGCAGCGACCGTTTGAAATTGCGGAAATGGGCGTGGCTCGCGATCAATCCGGCCAATCCGAGCAGGCCGATGACGAGATGCGCGACGACCAGGCGCAGACGCTGCTGCTCTGCGAGTCCGAGATAGGTCTGCATGGGCACCGAGACGCTGATGCCGCCGATGATGTCCCCCTGCGCGTAGCCCTGGACGCTGTGGCATTTGAGGCAGGGAGGATCGGCCTGGAGCGGGCGCATCAGCCTGAAGAAGGGCTGTCCGTCGAGGGCCTGCCGGGTGGTCTCCTTGCGGCTCCCGGCGGCGAACGCGCGCAGGGCGGAGGATTCCCACTCGTCGGGGGCGTTTTCGGGACGCAGGGGCTTGAGGCTGGTGATGTGCCCGCGCAGGCCGAACTTTTCCTTGCCCAGTTCGTGCACCTGGCGCGTCATGTAGGCCGGGTTGACCAGGGTCAGTGCCTTCCCTGCGGTCGTCTCGACATCGCGGTCCGGGACATGCGCCAGATGGGGGTTGGGCGGCGTCTTTTCCGAAGGCGGGACGTAGACGCCCCCCTGCATGGCGGCCCACAGCCTGTAGGTCAGGTCCTTCTGGAAGGCGGCATTGGCTTCGGACTCGGCCAGCCCCGTCATCGACTGTTCGACCTGTTGCCAGTTCCAGCCGAGGGACAGGGCCAGCAGCACGATCCAGAAAACCGCGGCCTGAAGTGTCGATCGCAAACGTGTCATGCGTTATCCGAACCCGTGTCGAACCGGAACGTGCCGGGCTGTGCAGTCCGAGTGGTCATTGATCGAGGCTAGTAGATGTACAGCAAGGTGTAAAGGCTACCCTGTAGGTATGGAACGTTCTCCGTACGCGTTTTGATATGTCGCAGGATCGAGGGCGTTTCGTTGGACGTTTGGAGCTGTATTCTGGTACGAGAAGGTACGTTTCGGATCGTCGGGCGCCGTGGGTACTGTCGGCCCCGGCATCCGGTGCGGGTGGAAGAGAACGAGTCCCCCTCCCGCGGGCATGGGCGGGCCTTCATGGGTCAACACGATATTTTCGATCGGACGGCGTCCTTCGAAGCATTGCCGGCCGCCGAGGTCTGCCGGGCCATGGGCAGCGGTCCCGACGGTTTGGGCACGCCGGAGGCCGCGGCGCGCCTGGCCCGCTTCGGGCCCAACACCATCGCCGTCGCCCGCAACGCGTCTCTGCCGCTCAAGTTTCTGGCCAACTTCACGCACCTCATGGCCATGCTCCTCTGGATCGCCGGTTTTGTGGCCATCTTTGCCCGTATGCCGCAGCTCGCCTTCTCCATCTGGGCCGTGAACGTCATCAACGGGGCGTTCAGCTTCTGGCAGGAGTACAAGGCCGAGAAGGCCACCGAGGCCATGCGCCGGATGCTGGACGAGAAGGCGAGCGTCGTGCGTGGCGGCGAGATCCTGCTGGTCGATGCCGTCACCCTCGTGCCGGGGGATGTCCTGGTGCTTGCGGAGGGCTGTCGGGTCTGTGCCGACGCGCGGCTTATCGAGTCCGCAGACCTGCGCCTGGACCAGTCGACCCTGACGGGCGAGTCGCGAAGCGTCCTCAAGACCCACGGGGCGGTCGCCGGCCGGGGCATGTCGCGGCTGGAGACCCCGAACGTCGCCTTCGCCGGGACGAGCGTGGTCTCGGGCACGGGCCGGGGCGTGGTCTTCGCCACGGGCATGGACACCGAGTTTGGGAAGATCGCCGGCTTCACTCAGGGCATCGCGGAGGAGCTCTGTCCTCTGCAGAAGGAGATGCGCCGGGTCACGCGGGTCGTCACGGTCATCGCCGTGTGTTCGGGGTGCGTGTTCTTCCTCCTGTCCGTCCTGCTGGCCGGCATGGACTGGGCCGAAGGACTCGTTTTCGGCATGGGCATGATCGTCGCCTTCGTGCCCGAGGGGCTGCTGCCGACCGTAACCCTGTCCCTGGCCATGGGCGTGCAGCGCATGGCCGGACGCAACGCTCTGGTCAAGCGCCTCTCGGCCGTGGAAACCTTGGGCTGCGCCTCGGTCATCTGCACGGACAAGACCGGGACCCTGACCCAGAACGAGATGACGGTGCGCGAGATCTGGCTGCCCGGCGTCCCCGAGGGTGATGCCCTGCGCGTCACGGGCACGGGGTACGCCCCGGACGGCGGCATGTGGCGCGGCGACGAAGCGGTGGAGGTTCCCCGCGGTGGCGGCTTGCACGCGCTGCTGCTTTCCGCCGGGCTGTGCACCAACGCCCGCTTGCAGCCGCCCGGCGAAGGCAGTTCACGTTGGACGGTCATCGGGGATCCGACGGAGGCGGCCCTGCGGGTGGCGGCCCTGAAGGCGGGCGTCGATCTGGCCGTCGAGGAGCGGGCCACGCCCAGGTTGCGCGAATTGCCCTTCGACTCCAGGCGCCGCCGCATGAGCACCGTGCACCGCGGCGACGGCGAGACCCTGGTCCATGCCAAGGGCGCGCCGCGGGAGGTGCTGGAACTCTGCACCCGGATGCTCGCGGGCGGGGACGAGAGGCCCCTGGACGAGCCCGCCCGCGCCCGCATCATGGGCGCGGGCGACGGCTTCGCCCGTTCGGGACTGCGGGTCCTGGCCGTGGCCAGGCGGACCGTGCGCGGCGAAGGGCTTGCCTGCGCCGATCTTGGCCGGTTGCCGGCCGGGGACGTCGAGGCGGACATGACGTTTCTGGGCCTCGTGGCCATGATGGACCCGCCCCGGCCCGAGGTCGAGGAGGCCGTGGCCACGTGCCGTCGGGCGGGCATCCGCATTGTCATGATCACCGGGGACTACGGCCTGACGGCCGAGAGCGTGGCGCGCCGCATTGGTATCATCCGGGACGGGCGGGACGGGCGGGACGGGCGGGCGCGCATCGTCAGCGGCGCGGACCTCGACGGCATGGACGAGGCGGCCCTGGACGATGCCCTGAGCGGGGAGGTCATCTTCGCCCGCGCCGCCCCGGAGCACAAGCTGCGCATCGTTTCGGCCCTGCAGCGGGCGGGGCACGTGGTGGCCGTGACCGGCGACGGAGTCAACGACGCCCCGGCCATCAAGAAGGCCGACATCGGCATCGCCATGGGCCTCTCGGGCACCGACGTGGCCAAGGAGGCGGCGGACGTCATCCTCACGGACGACAATTTCGCGACCATCGTCGGCGCCATCGAGGAAGGCCGCGCCGTCTTCGCCAACATCAAGAAGTTCACGACATACATCTTCACGAGCAACACCCCCGAGGCCGTGCCCTTCATCCTTTTCGCCCTGAGCGGCGGGCGCATCCCCCTGGCCCTGAACGTCATGCATATCCTGGCCGTGGACCTGGGCACGGACCTGCTGCCGGCCCTGGGCCTGGGCGCGGAAAAGGCCGAGGCGGGCCTCATGGACCGACCGCCCCGAAACCTGCGCGAGCACGTCATCACCCCCGGCCTTCTGGCGCGGGCCTACCTGTTCCTGGGGCCGCTGCAGAGTCTGGCGGTCATGGCCGCCTTCTATTTCCTGTACTGGACCAATGGACATTGGGGCCAGTGGCTCGACCTGCCGTCCGCCGGCCCGCTGTACGAGTCCGCCACGGCCATGGCCCTGGCCTGCGTCGTGACGACCCAGATCGGCAACCTTTTTGCCCAGCGCACGGAGCGGGCGTCGTCGCTGCGGGTCCCGGCCTTCGGCAACCGCCTCCTGTGGCTCGGGGTGGCCAGCGAACTGGCCGTCGTCGCGGCCATCGTCCACTGGCCGCCGGCCCAGAGGCTGGTCGGGACAGGACCGTTTCCGCTCTTCAACTGGCTGTTCCTCTTCGCCTGGACGCCGCTCCTCCTGCTGGCCGACGAGGCCAGGAAATGGGTGCAGCGCCGGATTGAGAAAACCAAGCATACGGGAGTCGTCACATGAGATACGTCATCGTCGGTTGCGGAAGGATGGGCGAGGGGCTGGCCCTGGCCCTGCGCCGCGGGGGGCACGACGTCGCCTTCGTGGACGACGGCTCCGGCGCGTCGGAGGGGCTCGAACCGTCGCTGCGCGGGCGGTTGGTCGCGGGAGGGTGCTTCGACCGGGGCACCCTGGTCCGTGCCGGCATCGAACAGGCCGACGGGCTGGCGGCCGTGACGGGCAGCGACGAGATCAACGTGGTCGTCGCGCGGTTGGCCCGCCTTGTCTTCCGCGTCCCCAGGGTGGTGGCCGGCCTGCACGACCCGCAGAACGCGGAGCTCTACCGCCGGCTCGGCGTGCAGGTCGTCGCGCCTTTCGACTGGGCCGTCAACCGCATCGCCGACCTGCTCCTCTATGCGGAGTCCGAAGTTCTGGCGAGCCTGGGCGACGGTCAGGCCGAGATCGTGTGCTTCCCCGTCCCGCCACCCCTCGAAGGCCGCAAGACGGGGTACCTGACGGTCTTCGGCGAGATGCACGTCGTGGCCGTGGGCAGGCGGGGACGGATTCTGCTGCCGTCGTCCGAAACGGCGTTCGAGCGCGACGACACCGTCTACGTCGCCGTGCTGCGCGAATCCTCGGAGCGGCTGCGCTCCATTCTGGCCCTGACGTGAGGTGAGCCATGAAGAAGGTGATCATCGTGGGCGGGGGAAAGGTCGGGACGCACCTGGCGACGCTGCTGCTGGCCGGGGGGCATCAGGTCCGGATCATCGAGCGCCATGCCGGGGAACTCCGGGCCTTGCACGAGGCGCTGCCGGCCGGGTGCGTCGTGACCGGCAGCGGCGCCGACCCGGCCGTGCTGGAGGCCACGGGAGTGAGAGACGCCGACGTCCTGGCGGCGGTGACCGGTACGGACGCCACGAACCTGGTGGCCACGAGCCTCGCGCGCTTTGAATTCAGCGTCCCGCGCACCATCGCCAGGGTCAAGGACCCGGCAAACGGCTGGATGTTCACGCCGGCCATGGGCGTGGACGCAGCCGTCAACCAGGCCGGGCTCATGGCCCAGCTCATCGCCGAGGAGATGTCCCTGGGCGGCATGACGACCCTGCTCAAGCTCTCCAAGGGCGATTGCTCCATCGTTGAGCAGACCGTGCACCCGCAGGCGCCGGCCGCGGGGAAGAGGATCGTGGAGCTTGCCTTCCCAGCCGAGTGCATCCTGGTCGCCGTGCTGCGTGGCGGGCAGATGGTCATCCCCCACGGCGAGACCGTGCTCGTGGCGGGCGACGAAGTCATCGCTCTGGTGCACAAGTCCGCGGCGCAGGGGCTGTCGCGGATTCTCGGGGAATGAGGGGCATTGCGAACGGCTGCGGTCCGGGACCGGGACAGCGGCGGCCGAGTCTGATAGGGTATGGTTGAAAACATGGCGGGAAAGAGCCGTCGGCTCGAAGCGAAAATTCCGGGACCGCAGCCGGGCCGCCCCCAAGCCCGCCGGTCCCGCGGCGCGTCCGGGCGCACACCGGCCCCGGCGTCCGTACTCCAGGGGATTGAGGAGACATGAAAAGAACCTGTTGCCCGTTCATCGCCGCATCGGCCCTCGTCTGGGTCCTGCTCGCGGTCTGCCCCTCGTGGGCCCTGCGCAGCTTCATGATGGAGCCCGAAACGGGCGTGTACGGCGTGACGCGCATGGTCCAGGCGCGGGAGCATGACACGCTCCTGGACATCGCCCGGGAGTTCGGCCTCGGGTACAACCAGATCGTGGCCGCCAACCCCGGCATTGATCCGTGGGTGCCGCGCGAGGGCAGCCTGGTGCGCCTGCCCCTGACCTTCGTGCCGCCGCGCGAGCATCCGGAAACGGGCATCGTCGTCAACTTGGCGGAGATGCGTCTGTATTATTTCTTTTCGAACGGGGGCCACGACTTCTTCTTCACCGCGCCCATCGGCATCGGCCGGGAAGGGTATCTGACGGAGTTGGGTGAGTACGCGGTCAAGAGCAAGACGGCCAACCCGACCTGGGTGGTGCCGGAGTCCATCCGCAGGGAGGAGCCCGACCTGCCGGCCGAGGTGCCGCCCGGGCCTGACAACCCCCTGGGGGATTTCGCCTTCCGGCTGTCGCGCAACCTCTACGCCATTCACGGCACCAACAAGCCGTGGGGGGTGGGGCGCCGGGTCAGCCACGGCTGCATCCGCATGTACCCCGAGGACGTGGGCGCGCTCTATCCGCTGGTGCCTGTCGGCGCCAAGGTGCTGGTCATCTACGAGCCCATCAAGTTCGGGTGGGGCGACGGGAAATTGTGGGTCCAGGTCTTCGAGGACTTCGACGGCAGGCTCGGCAATTCGCTGGCCAAGGTCATGGACGAGATGCTCTATTACGAGACGGCCATAGGACCTCTCGAACTCGACCGCGCGGCCCTGGACAGGGCCTTGGCCGAAAAGTCGGGAGTGCCTATGGCCGTGGCGCGCCCCAGGAAGGAGTGAGCTACTTCTTCAGGGACTTGTCGAAGATGCGTTCGGCCTTGAGGGCCGCGGCCTCGGCTCGTTCGGCCGCCATCTCGGCCTTGGTTGCGGACTGTTCCGCGCTAGCGGCTGCCTTTTCGAGGCGTACGCCCTGGGCTTCAAGCCGCTGGCTGGCGGCTTCGGCCCTGGCAGCCGCGGCCTTGGCCTCTTCGGCCGACTGGCGCGTGCTCTCCAGCAGGGCCCTGTCCTCCTTGCTCAGGTTGGCGCAGCCCGTGGCCCCAAACAGAAGCGCGGCAAGAAACAGTGTCATGGACAGTGTGAGAACCGTTTTTTTCGTCAACATCGTGCATCCTCCCATGCGTTGAGTGTTGCCGGTATCTTTTTAGGACTGTATGTTACTCCTCCACAATTTTAGAAGTCAATTGCTATTCCTCTTTCTGCTTGCTTTTTCCGCGTCCGGGCTGCAGGCGGCAGAGCCGTCGGCCCGGCGCATCGTGGTCGTGGACAAGGCTACGAGGGAGCTGACGCTGTACGTTGGGGGACGGCAGGCGGCCAGCTTTCCGGTCAGCTTCGGCGTGGACCCGGTGTCGGACAAGGTCCGGGCCCATGACCTGGCCACCCCGGAGGGACTGTATTCCATCTCGTACCACAAGAGCCAGACGCGCTTCCACCGCACCCTCGGCCTGTCCTATCCGAACTTGGTCGACGCCCAGCGGGGGCTGGCCTTGGGTCTGGTCTCCCCGGCGGCCTACAGGAGGATCCGCAAGGCGGTGCTCGCGTCCAGGCCGACTCCGTGCGACACGGGCCTCGGCTGCGCCATCGCCATCCACGGCGGAGGCGTCTCCAGGCAATTCGGCGAGTTTCGGGAGCGGGACTGGACCGAGGGCTGCATTGCCCTGGACAACCGGGACATGGAGAAGCTCTTCAACCTCTGCCGGGTCGGGGACCCGGTCCTCATCTTCAACGGCGCGCGGGGCCTGTTCGGCCTCGTCAGGCCCTTCACGCAGGTGCCGGACCTGGCCGACGACGGGCTGCCGGACTGCCCGGACGGGGTCTGCGCCTACGAGGCGCGGCTGCGGACGTGGCTCGGGCCGACCGGCGTGACCATCCGGGAGGGCGCGGGGTACGGCGTTTCCCTGGAAGTCGTGGTGTACGGGGAAGGGGGGGCGACGGTCCTGGCCGTGACGGACCGCAATGCCGACGGGGAAATCTCATTTCTGGACAGCGTCCGGGGCACGATGGCCGACGCGGCGGCCCCGGATTCGGCATACGCCCTGCTCA
The Desulfomicrobium escambiense DSM 10707 genome window above contains:
- a CDS encoding potassium channel family protein, encoding MKKVIIVGGGKVGTHLATLLLAGGHQVRIIERHAGELRALHEALPAGCVVTGSGADPAVLEATGVRDADVLAAVTGTDATNLVATSLARFEFSVPRTIARVKDPANGWMFTPAMGVDAAVNQAGLMAQLIAEEMSLGGMTTLLKLSKGDCSIVEQTVHPQAPAAGKRIVELAFPAECILVAVLRGGQMVIPHGETVLVAGDEVIALVHKSAAQGLSRILGE
- a CDS encoding L,D-transpeptidase family protein, which translates into the protein MKRTCCPFIAASALVWVLLAVCPSWALRSFMMEPETGVYGVTRMVQAREHDTLLDIAREFGLGYNQIVAANPGIDPWVPREGSLVRLPLTFVPPREHPETGIVVNLAEMRLYYFFSNGGHDFFFTAPIGIGREGYLTELGEYAVKSKTANPTWVVPESIRREEPDLPAEVPPGPDNPLGDFAFRLSRNLYAIHGTNKPWGVGRRVSHGCIRMYPEDVGALYPLVPVGAKVLVIYEPIKFGWGDGKLWVQVFEDFDGRLGNSLAKVMDEMLYYETAIGPLELDRAALDRALAEKSGVPMAVARPRKE
- a CDS encoding L,D-transpeptidase family protein, with amino-acid sequence MLFLFLLAFSASGLQAAEPSARRIVVVDKATRELTLYVGGRQAASFPVSFGVDPVSDKVRAHDLATPEGLYSISYHKSQTRFHRTLGLSYPNLVDAQRGLALGLVSPAAYRRIRKAVLASRPTPCDTGLGCAIAIHGGGVSRQFGEFRERDWTEGCIALDNRDMEKLFNLCRVGDPVLIFNGARGLFGLVRPFTQVPDLADDGLPDCPDGVCAYEARLRTWLGPTGVTIREGAGYGVSLEVVVYGEGGATVLAVTDRNADGEISFLDSVRGTMADAAAPDSAYALLRSAVLVALSGGEIPVVGGGRELAVFGHLD